The Jiangella alba genome includes the window GCTGATCCTGGGGCTGGCCGCGGCGACCATCGTGTTCCTCGCCAGGTACGGCGGCATGACCTCGCTGGCGCAGCTCCTGATGTTCGGGATCGCCGGCTTCATGTTCGGCAACGCCGCGCTGGACGGTGGCGCTCGCGGCCTGAATCTCGGCTGGCATCCGTGGGCCGCCGTGCTGTTCGCGATCGTCGTCACGACGCTGGCAGCGTTCGTCCTCGGCGCGATCGCGAGCCGGACGACCGGCATCTACTTCCTGATGCTCACGTTGGTGTACGGGGTCATCGGCTACTTCGTCTTCGCCCAGATCGTCGAGATCTCCGGGCCCGGCGGCATCACCAGCATCCAGCGGCCGGACCTGCTCGGCCCGCCGGTCCGGCTGTACTACGCGGGCCTGCTGCTGTCGGTGCTGGCCTACGTGGGCTTCCGAGCGATCCGGCGGACGGCGTTCGGGTTGGCGCTGCAGGGCGTGCGCGACGACCCGGTCCGGATGGCGTCGCTGGGATTCGACGTGCCGCTGCACCGGACGCTGGCGTTCACCCTGGCCGGCTTCGTCGCCGGCCTGGCCGGACTGCTCAACGTGTGGTGGAACGGGCAGGTCGATCCCGCGTCCATCTCGATCGGGCCGACGCTGATCCTGCTGATCATCGCCGTCATCGGAGGCATCTCGTCGCTCGAGGGCGCCTGGCTCGGCGCGTTCGTCTACGTCCTGGTCTTCACCTACCTGCGCGACCTCCCGCTCGTCGACCGCATCGGCATCACCGAGGCGCGGTTCAACACCGTCATCGGCGTCATCGTCCTGGTGATCATGGTCCTCTCGCCCGAGGGCCTGACCGGGATCGTCCGCCGGCTACCCGTACGCACCCAGAAGGAACTCGGAGGGACACGAGCATGAGCAGACAGAGGAGACGGACATCGCTGGCGCTGTCCGTGACGGCCGGCCTGGCCCTGCTGGCCGCCGGCTGCGGCGGCGGGGACGACGACTCGACCGGGCTGCCCGCCGACGAGCAGTCCGCCGCCGGCGGTGGCGACGGCTCGCCGTCCGGCGACGGGATCCGGCTGGGCATCCTCGGCCAGTGCGAGGGCCCGTTCGGCGGCTTCCACGAGGACGTCGTCGCCGGCACCACGCTGGCCCTGGCCCGGTTCGCCGGCGCCACGCCCAACTCGGCGACCAGCGCACTGGAGGGGTTCAGCGGCGCCGAGGTGGCCGGGACGCCGATCGAGCTGGTCGGCGTCGGCTGCGGCGACGACACCGCCGACCGCATCGTGCAGGAGGTGCGCCGGCTGGTCGAGCAGCTCGGCGCGAACGTCATCATCGGGCCGCTCTCCGGCGACGAGGGCATCGCGATCGCCGAGTACGCCAAGGCGAACCCCGAGCTGACGGTGTTCGCCGGCATCTCCGGGTCGCAGGAGCAGACGCTGCAGGTGCAGGCGCCGAACTACTTCCGCTTCTACGGCGACGGCGCGATCTGGAGCGCCGGCCTCGGCGACCTGCTGCACCACCAGGAGGGCTGGGACACGGTCGCCGTCATCGCCGACGACTACAGCTTCGGGCACACGTCGGCGGCCGGATTCGTGGCCGACTTCTGTGCGGCCGGCGGCGAGGTCACCCACCGCGTCTTCCCTCCGCTGGGCACCACCGACTACTCGTCCTACGTCGCGCAGCTGCCGAACCCGGACGAGGTCGACGGCTACTTCTGGGCCGTGGGCGGCACCGGCACCCAGGCCGCGCTGGAGGCCTTCGTCAACGGCAAGGGCGACCTCACCG containing:
- a CDS encoding branched-chain amino acid ABC transporter permease, which translates into the protein MNLRERLTGETLALTGLVIVLILLPSLATAFFVNFVMTQTLILGLAAATIVFLARYGGMTSLAQLLMFGIAGFMFGNAALDGGARGLNLGWHPWAAVLFAIVVTTLAAFVLGAIASRTTGIYFLMLTLVYGVIGYFVFAQIVEISGPGGITSIQRPDLLGPPVRLYYAGLLLSVLAYVGFRAIRRTAFGLALQGVRDDPVRMASLGFDVPLHRTLAFTLAGFVAGLAGLLNVWWNGQVDPASISIGPTLILLIIAVIGGISSLEGAWLGAFVYVLVFTYLRDLPLVDRIGITEARFNTVIGVIVLVIMVLSPEGLTGIVRRLPVRTQKELGGTRA
- a CDS encoding ABC transporter substrate-binding protein; its protein translation is MSRQRRRTSLALSVTAGLALLAAGCGGGDDDSTGLPADEQSAAGGGDGSPSGDGIRLGILGQCEGPFGGFHEDVVAGTTLALARFAGATPNSATSALEGFSGAEVAGTPIELVGVGCGDDTADRIVQEVRRLVEQLGANVIIGPLSGDEGIAIAEYAKANPELTVFAGISGSQEQTLQVQAPNYFRFYGDGAIWSAGLGDLLHHQEGWDTVAVIADDYSFGHTSAAGFVADFCAAGGEVTHRVFPPLGTTDYSSYVAQLPNPDEVDGYFWAVGGTGTQAALEAFVNGKGDLTGDQHAGNLFFNPDLAQALGTDIAGAYVGGFATLPADVQTPQIEEYLAAADETWETIPGSLSGNEPAPPSVAAEFGFFYGYYTAGVALVEALEAVGGDISDLGAFHSAISGLTLELPYGDISLDENRSGIVDVGLSRLVLDDAGEVVQETVAIVPGVDQTFGGTFSPDTPSPGRDFPACEERELPWEGNAIPVVDGVPQS